From the Synechococcus sp. KORDI-49 genome, the window TGGGGGATCATCACTCCTCCGCCGGACGCTGGCGAATCATCGTCGCCAACATCTCGAGCTTGGAGTTTTCCGATTCCGAGGCCCGGTTCGCCATCCAGGAGTTGGCGGCTTTCTGCTGCGACAGCTGCTGCACGAGAGCCAGAGCGGCCTCCCGCAGCTGCTCGATGTCCTGACAGTCAAGGATGAAGCGGTTGAACCGCTCCATCTCGAAACTCTGCTCCAGGCGAGGCTCCAGCGGTTCGATGCTCATGTCAGGGCTGCCAGGCCAAGGTCTGAACGGCCCGATCAAGCTAGGGGGGGTGCCAGGGCTGGTGCATCTGCCCACAGCCAGACCCGCGAGTGACGCAGCAGCCAGGAGGCCGGCAGCTGTGGATCGGGCTGTGTCGCCGCCAGCAGCCGGCGCAGGATCGCCGCCTTCGCGGCTCCGGTGACCACCAGATGGATCTCCTCGGCGGCGAGGATCTCCCGCAACCCCAGGGTGATCGCCGACGACGGCACCGCTGCGGGATCCCCGCCGAACATCCCGGCGTTCTGCTGTCGGGTGGCGCTGGAGAGAGACACCACCCGACAGGGCAGATCCGCTTCGCAGGGGGGTTCGTTGAACCCCACATGACCGTTGCTGCCCAGCCCCAGAAGCTGCACGCCGATGCCACCGCAGCGAGCCAGTGCGGCGCCGTAAGCGGCAGCGGCTCCATCGCCATCGGCGGCGGAGCCATCCGGCAGCCGTAAGGCGGCATCCGGGATCTGCAGCGGCCCCCCGAGCTGTTCGGCCATGAAGCGGCGGTAGCTGCGCGGATCCGAGGCCGCCAGGCCTCGGTACTCATCCAGGTTGAAACTGCTCCAGCAGGCCTTCAGAGCGGCCAGCTCGTCCGTGCGCCAACCCTGCAGACGCCGCACCAGGGCGGCGTACAGCGGCTCCATGGTGCGTCCAGTGGCCAGGCCCAGAGGGCGATCGCCGCAGCGCCGTGCCCGCAGCTGATCCTCGAGCCGTTCCGCCAGAGCGTCACACAGGGCTTCCGCGGTGGAGCGCTGCTCCAGCTGATGGGGGAATCCCGACACGCCTGGGGGCCTGGCTCAACCTCTCCAGAGTGGCGCTGATGGCACCAGCTGCGCCATGGCGGGATCGTGATACGGCTGGAAGGGCACCACATCAGCCCCCCGGTAGTAGTGCCCGAGGATCGCGCGGAAATCCGCACCCTGCTCCGCCAGGCCATGGGCTCCCCACTGACTCATCCCCACGCCGTGCCCGAAGCCCTGACCGCGCACCAGCAACTGGCGGCCGGCCGCAGCAGGACGGGAGCGGGCGGCGGCGCCGAGCAGGTCCGGAGTCGAGGCCCTCAGCTGCCGCCTCGGCTGTGGACGTGACTCTTGTGGGTGTGACTCTCGTGGGCGTAAGCCCGTCGGCTGACGAGCGACGCTGGCGGTGATCCGATCGATGCGGGAGCGACCGGAACCCGACTCTGCATCGGGGCTGGCGACCGCCGGCAGCGAAACAGGAGCCGGACGACTGCTGGCAGCGACCATCTCGAAGTTCACCAGCGTGCTCTTGAGGCCGAGGCGTCGGCGCAGCTCGTTCCCGGTGAGCATCAACGTGCCGCGGGGGCCACGCACCCTGGCCTGACGCACCCGGCCGCTGCGGCTGCGACTGAGCACCTCCACACCATCCAGGCCGCCGGTCTCCGGCCAGGTGCGGCGCAGCATCATCGGATCGAAGCGTTCCTGCCAGCGGTGG encodes:
- a CDS encoding glucosamine-6-phosphate deaminase produces the protein MSGFPHQLEQRSTAEALCDALAERLEDQLRARRCGDRPLGLATGRTMEPLYAALVRRLQGWRTDELAALKACWSSFNLDEYRGLAASDPRSYRRFMAEQLGGPLQIPDAALRLPDGSAADGDGAAAAYGAALARCGGIGVQLLGLGSNGHVGFNEPPCEADLPCRVVSLSSATRQQNAGMFGGDPAAVPSSAITLGLREILAAEEIHLVVTGAAKAAILRRLLAATQPDPQLPASWLLRHSRVWLWADAPALAPPLA